In Megalobrama amblycephala isolate DHTTF-2021 linkage group LG10, ASM1881202v1, whole genome shotgun sequence, one DNA window encodes the following:
- the ccnj gene encoding cyclin-J — MGSHSQCVYCYSACEHKSVNFTLIYTLITRVKFVRLLVSIVLSVCRRLCVESPMELEGQWWKGELAEDIYQALRYKELRLPAYKGQSPQLSLRRYFADLIAIVSNRFKLCPAARHLAVYLLDLFMDRYDISVQQLHMVALSCLLLASKFEEREDRVPKLETLNSLGCMSSMNLVLTKQGLLHMELLLLETFQWNLYLPTAAHFIEYYLPVAVNETDLHDGWPMACMEKTMLYMSKYADYFLEVSLQDHAFLRFVPSLVAAACVASSRVILRLSPSWPPRLQRLSAYTWEQLLPCVERLLIAHDSDVKEANKQKCHQPSSQPAQTVYPVQTPSVSLHQYMQRPNTQYMQQNCQPVVVSAQGPATYLTHTASAAPLRQTQTLDAKVNVPGRAYQANALYPCFDR; from the exons ATGGGCTCGCACTCGCAGTGCGTGTATTGTTACTCTGCTTGTGAACACAAGAGTGTGAACTTTACTTTGATTTACACTTTGATTACCCGAGTAAAGTTTGTTCGGCTGCTGGTTTCCATTGTCCTGTCTGTATGCAGGCGTCTTTGTGTGGA GAGCCCGATGGAGCTGGAGGGTCAGTGGTGGAAAGGAGAACTTGCAGAGGACATCTATCAGGCCCTGCGTTACAAA GAGCTGCGGTTGCCTGCATATAAAGGCCAGTCCCCACAGCTGAGCCTTAGACGATATTTTGCAGACCTCATCGCTATAGTCAGCAATAGGTTCAAGCTGTGCCCAGCAGCCAGACACTTGGCTGTTTATCTGCTGGACCTGTTCATGGACCGCTATGATATCTCAGTGCAGCAGCTTCACATGGTCGCTCTGTCCTGCTTGCTTCTGGCCA GCAAGTTTGAGGAGAGAGAAGACCGTGTCCCGAAGCTGGAGACGCTGAACAGTCTGGGCTGCATGAGCTCTATGAACCTCGTTCTGACCAAACAGGGTCTCCTGCACATGGAGCTGCTTCTCCTCGAGACGTTTCAGTGGAACCTGTACCTCCCCACGGCTGCACACTTCATAGAGTACTACCTGCCAGTCGCCGTGAATGAGACAGACCTGCATGACGGCTGGCCGATGGCGTGCATGGAGAAGACCATGCTGTACATGTCCAAATATGCCGACTACTTCTTAGAGGTGTCTCTACAAG ACCATGCATTTCTGCGATTCGTCCCATCCCTGGTTGCCGCAGCGTGTGTGGCCTCCTCACGGGTAATCTTGCGTCTGTCTCCGTCCTGGCCTCCACGCCTCCAGCGTCTGTCAGCGTACACCTGGGAGCAGCTGCTGCCCTGCGTGGAGAGACTATTAAT tGCTCATGACAGTGATGTAAAGGAAGCAAACAAGCAGAAATGCCATCAGCCGAGCTCTCAGCCAGCGCAGACGGTGTATCCCGTCCAGACTCCGAGCGTGTCCTTGCATCAGTACATGCAGCGGCCGAACACACAGTACATGCAGCAGAACTGCCAGCCGGTGGTAGTGTCGGCTCAAGGTCCTGCAACATATCTGACGCATACGGCCTCCGCGGCGCCTCTGCGTCAGACACAGACCCTGGATGCCAAGGTGAACGTGCCCGGCAGGGCTTACCAGGCCAACGCGCTGTACCCCTGCTTTGACAGGTGA
- the LOC125276493 gene encoding zinc finger protein 518A: protein MNGVNANPGAQVGNEERGIWHKRLRLRKSSFSFPAEQNTVKEEENVTALGQKETKKSEKGQLAVNTFICSACNDGISFRPAELMMHFKIVHGGKGNPPMFPCNMCGFSTPVFTTLQQHRMHHEDGLFTCEICNDNVQQTLPQLTKHCQTHHSLNGQYYCPKCKLSIQEIEQFVCHSCSAPVISNHEESITNGKLEEAQKNNLLKHMAAACRQRWNRRNWWRKRTQACKKDNNPSQEFKFLLPKPEPQWASQLLPLSTPGLLDNQGMLLDAEKTLEETQQFLERTVCSGKKWPVSLKSEHDLVPVLPTTPCPSKLNAKQCSTPHPGLRRTDKDKLTGLMEKNNISVPPDCTTKVVGFKMVDGRKHLVLKVIPSNKQDTSTPVESNRVESHTVKPTNQQDESKDISTVNASGNCSHAQVTSRRSSSQRKKQERCVDQRDFLSSVVERIKSQQNQEPTECNTPINLNAFNHRKTKTETKKLHSCADAHIQSPHAKRAKDCQDKTLSESEENFTACQGDSGCHSDLTSDTGSLEERCSSRLLTAAFDKEHNLTLDSNIIGLHSNTDSCSISGFDCISPSSRSPLKDLTESLCHFQSEDEGLLFHSRADECTNNMDPRDSLVPVGQHDCERENFSAPDLYQTVDELPLTTISHLLDEVRADQTLSSHNGSDEPLQDLACTGGTNQQSDPVDTSVLFPDDSNTSTCVPATGSSESHGPLASLNRKRMGETSSADFHRPVSKSQKRSTRASEDVTASVLHWEPVARNVPTTLRLIPYSSSQSVQIPRDNQPVIVLNHPDTDIPEVTNIMKVVHKHKGAVQRVVLSRKTLRALSDLNCDAFRNNLIANCHASHCRREWPNGTVKERFSLKLRLKRVCGRKYTVVPTLSESIVLQPTFRCWFCGRLFRNQEAWVGHGQRHLMEATRGWNQLFNR, encoded by the exons ATGAATGGGGTCAACGCCAACCCTGGCGCTCAGGTTGGGAATGAAGAGAGGGGCATTTGGCATAAACGCCTGCGTCTCAGGAAGTCCTCCTTTTCATTCCCCGCTGAACAAAACACTGTGAAAGAGGAGGAGAATGTTACAGCACTTGGACAGAAGGAAACAAAGAAGTCCGAGAAAGGACAGCTGGCGGTCAACACCTTCATCTGCTCTGCATGCAACGACGGCATCTCCTTTAGACCTGCCgaattaatgatgcattttaaGATCGTCCACGGAGGCAAAGGAAACCCACCGATGTTTCCATGCAACATGTGCGGTTTCTCCACTCCAGTGTTCACTACGCTCCAGCAGCACCGAATGCATCACGAGGACGGTTTGTTCACTTGTGAGATTTGTAATGACAACGTCCAGCAAACGCTGCCCCAACTAACCAAACATTGTCAAACTCACCATTCTCTGAATGGTCAGTACTACTGTCCAAAATGCAAACTCTCCATCCAGGAGATTGAGCAGTTTGTATGTCACTCATGTTCTGCACCAGTCATAAGCAATCATGAAGAAAGCATTACGAATGGTAAGTTGGaagaagcacagaaaaacaaTCTCCTAAAGCACATGGCTGCTGCATGCCGTCAAAGGTGGAACAGAAGAAACTGGTGGAGAAAACGGACACAAGCCTGCAAGAAAGACAATAACCCATCCCAAGAGTTTAAGTTCTTGCTTCCAAAACCAGAACCCCAATGGGCATCCCAATTATTACCATTATCCACACCTGGTCTACTGGACAACCAAGGCATGTTGTTGGATGCAGAGAAGACCTTGGAGGAAACACAGCAGTTTCTTGAAAGGACAGTTTGTAGTGGTAAAAAGTGGCCTGTATCTCTCAAAAGTGAGCATGATCTTGTTCCTGTCTTGCCGACTACACCCTGTCCGTCAAAACTGAATGCAAAGCAATGTAGCACGCCACACCCAGGCCTGCGGCGCACTGACAAAGATAAGCTAACCGGACTTATGGAGAAGAACAATATATCTGTTCCCCCAGATTGCACTACAAAGGTGGTCGGGTTCAAGATGGTGGACGGCAGAAAGCATTTAGTTCTCAAAGTCATTCCTTCAAACAAGCAAGACACTTCGACTCCAGTGGAATCGAATCGTGTTGAATCTCACACTGTGAAACCAACCAATCAACAAGATGAATCCAAAGATATTTCAACTGTTAATGCCTCAGGAAACTGTTCTCATGCTCAGGTGACATCTAGAAGGTCTTCTTCCCAAAGAAAGAAGCAGGAACGATGTGTAGATCAGCGGGACTTTTTGTCTTCAGTGGTTGAAAGGATAAAAAGCCAACAAAATCAGGAACCTACCGAATGCAATACACCCATTAATCTTAACGCCTTCAACCACAGAAAGACCAAGACTGAGACGAAGAAACTGCATTCTTGTGCTGATGCACATATTCAAAGTCCCCATGCAAAGAGAGCGAAAGACTGCCAAGACAAAACCCTCAGTGAATCAGAGGAAAACTTTACCGCATGCCAAGGAGATTCAGGCTGTCATAGTGATCTGACCTCGGATACGGGTTCTTTGGAAGAGAGGTGTAGTTCACGACTCCTTACGGCGGCATTTGATAAAGAACACAATCTTACACTAGATTCAAACATCATTGGGCTTCATTCAAACACAGATTCTTGCTCAATCTCAGGGTTTGATTGCATTAGTCCGTCCTCTAGATCTCCCCTGAAGGATTTGACTGAGTCTTTGTGTCATTTTCAAAGTGAAGATGAGGGCCTGTTATTCCACAGCCGTGCCGACGAGTGCACAAACAACATGGACCCCAGAGATTCTTTGGTCCCAGTAGGTCAGCACGACTGTGAGAGGGAAAACTTCAGTGCTCCAGACCTGTATCAGACGGTGGATGAGCTGCCTTTAACAACAATCAGCCATTTGCTGGATGAAGTGAGAGCGGATCAGACTTTATCTTCACATAACGGCTCTGATGAACCTCTGCAAGATTTAGCATGCACCGGAG GTACAAACCAGCAATCTGATCCAGTCGACACCAGCGTCCTCTTTCCTGATGATTCAAACACTTCCACATGTGTACCAGCAACCGGTTCCAGTGAGTCACACGGCCCTCTTGCATCACTGAACAGAAAGCGCATGGGAGAAACGTCCTCGGCGGACTTTCACAGACCCGTCAGTAAATCCCAGAAGCGATCGACTCGGGCCTCCGAAGACGTCACAGCATCCGTCCTCCACTGGGAACCGGTGGCTCGAAACGTTCCGACGACCCTTCGACTGATTCCCTACAGCTCCTCGCAATCCGTTCAAATCCCACGTGATAACCAGCCTGTCATAGTTCTCAACCATCCCGACACTGATATTCCCGAGGTGACAAACATCATGAAAGTCGTTCACAAGCACAAAGGAGCCGTGCAACGGGTCGTACTGTCTCGTAAAACTCTCCGAGCGCTCTCGGATTTGAACTGCGACGCCTTCCGGAATAACCTCATCGCCAATTGCCACGCGTCCCACTGCAGGAGAGAATGGCCAAACGGGACTGTTAAGGAAAGGTTCAGCTTGAAGCTGAGGCTCAAAAGGGTGTGCGGAAGAAAGTATACCGTGGTACCAACACTATCAGAAAGCATTGTGCTACAGCCAACGTTTAGGTGCTGGTTTTGCGGGCGGCTTTTTAGAAACCAAGAAGCTTGGGTAGGACACGGACAAAGACATCTAATGGAAGCAACCAGAGGCTGGAACCAGCTCTTTAACAGATAG